Proteins encoded in a region of the Acidobacteriota bacterium genome:
- a CDS encoding FHA domain-containing protein has protein sequence MAAYLKITEPTGDIREFPLVSGAVATIGRSKDNDIVLNDRRVSRKHAQIVGEGDRFKLVDGYIDNGQLTRSVNHVFVNGSPMLEKILEPGDSVMIGESRLVFDDTAAEVSIQRPPMSAGSVQVNRSVNLSAVQNAPTVADVPGGVAFGDEPLGQTQLLISAKEIIGRQSHLSMESAVATPDEIKDLRRKAKMLELLYEMSKTLGSVFDLSDVFEKATDLIFRGTPADRVVALLADETLDGRILDFSLNPVAVQTRDEKIAKLTENMTISRTITQKVMNDRVALLSQDARADEQFSGAESIVSQGVRSTICAPLITENNVHGVIYADRLDPFAAFTKDHLEMIGAVAAQAALTVETVKAHNRLAREEVARANYSRFMPEYVVKQLLDNPSSFRLGGVNQQITVLFADIRGFTAISEKENPEKIVSLLNSYFSAMTEIIFEHGGTLDKYIGDGLMALFGAPNVSEEDALNAVKAAVKMQKRIRTLNDELRHEGLSEISVGIGLHTGVATVGYIGSEKRSEYTAIGDTVNLAARLQDIAKGGQIIMTEASHEASGGRIPVNVLDPLTVKNRVEPVKVLEVRWA, from the coding sequence GTGGCTGCATACTTAAAGATAACAGAACCTACCGGCGACATTCGCGAGTTTCCCCTCGTGTCCGGCGCCGTTGCTACCATCGGCAGGTCAAAGGACAACGACATTGTGCTTAATGACCGCCGCGTTTCTCGCAAACACGCCCAGATCGTGGGCGAGGGCGACCGCTTCAAGCTGGTTGATGGTTACATCGATAATGGCCAATTGACGCGTAGTGTCAATCACGTTTTCGTCAATGGCTCGCCGATGCTTGAGAAGATACTCGAGCCTGGCGATTCGGTAATGATCGGCGAATCGCGGCTCGTCTTTGACGACACGGCCGCCGAAGTATCGATACAACGTCCCCCGATGTCCGCCGGTTCGGTCCAGGTCAACCGAAGCGTCAACCTAAGTGCTGTTCAAAACGCCCCGACGGTCGCAGATGTGCCCGGCGGCGTGGCGTTCGGCGATGAACCGCTCGGGCAGACACAGCTTCTCATCTCGGCAAAGGAGATCATCGGCCGACAATCGCACCTCTCAATGGAAAGTGCCGTGGCGACGCCTGATGAGATAAAGGACCTTCGCCGCAAGGCCAAGATGCTGGAGCTTCTTTATGAGATGAGCAAGACGCTCGGCAGCGTTTTTGACCTCTCAGACGTTTTCGAAAAGGCGACCGATCTGATCTTTCGCGGAACGCCGGCCGACCGCGTCGTTGCCCTCCTTGCCGATGAAACGCTCGATGGCCGCATTCTCGATTTCAGCCTCAACCCCGTCGCCGTTCAAACCCGCGACGAAAAGATCGCGAAGCTGACCGAGAATATGACCATCAGCCGGACCATCACGCAAAAAGTGATGAACGACCGCGTTGCTCTTCTCTCGCAGGACGCCCGTGCCGATGAGCAATTTTCCGGGGCGGAGTCCATCGTCTCGCAGGGCGTCCGTTCGACCATCTGCGCTCCGCTGATAACGGAAAACAACGTCCACGGCGTGATCTACGCCGACCGGCTCGATCCCTTTGCCGCCTTTACCAAAGATCACCTCGAGATGATCGGAGCCGTCGCCGCGCAGGCCGCCCTCACGGTTGAGACCGTAAAGGCACACAACCGGCTTGCCCGCGAAGAGGTCGCCCGGGCAAACTACAGCCGCTTCATGCCGGAGTACGTCGTTAAGCAGCTTCTTGATAATCCGTCGTCTTTTCGCCTGGGCGGCGTTAACCAGCAGATCACCGTGCTCTTTGCCGATATCCGCGGCTTTACGGCCATCTCTGAGAAAGAAAATCCGGAGAAGATCGTCTCGTTGCTGAACAGCTATTTCTCGGCGATGACCGAGATCATCTTCGAGCACGGCGGAACGCTCGATAAATACATCGGCGATGGCCTGATGGCCCTTTTTGGTGCTCCGAATGTTTCCGAAGAAGACGCTCTCAATGCAGTAAAAGCGGCGGTCAAGATGCAAAAACGCATCCGCACGCTTAACGACGAGCTCCGCCATGAGGGACTCAGCGAGATCTCGGTAGGCATCGGCCTCCACACCGGCGTCGCGACGGTCGGCTATATCGGCTCGGAAAAAAGATCGGAATACACGGCGATCGGCGATACCGTAAACCTCGCCGCCCGGCTCCAGGACATCGCCAAAGGCGGTCAGATAATTATGACCGAAGCGTCCCATGAAGCGAGCGGCGGAAGAATTCCGGTAAACGTTTTGGACCCGCTTACCGTCAAAAACCGCGTCGAGCCCGTAAAGGTGCTCGAGGTCCGCTGGGCGTAG
- a CDS encoding aminotransferase class V-fold PLP-dependent enzyme, which produces MQETIYFDNNATTQPFPEVAEAMLPFIGGNYGNPSSSHHIGRAVREAIGDAREGVAELIGAASGDEIFFTSGGTESDNWAILGALMTMPERRHIVTTAVEHEAVRKLCDRLEIDGYEVTRVVVDGDGRLDIEELKRSLRPDTAVVSVMSANNETGVIFPIAEIAAAVRERSDALIHSDGVNAAGKIAIDIKETAVDLLSLSAHKFHGPKGVGALYVRSRIELPGIAIGGGQERGRRAGTEAVHQIVGMGTAARLAANLAPMQKVAELRDRLEGELLGRVASAFRNGAAGERLPNTANISFAETNGEAILALLDEAGICVSTGSACNVETREASAVLKAMDIPYSRAMGSIRFSLGRFNTEDEVEKVIAATIDAVERLRKLADVAA; this is translated from the coding sequence ATGCAGGAAACCATCTATTTTGACAACAACGCGACGACGCAGCCCTTTCCCGAGGTCGCAGAGGCGATGCTTCCCTTTATCGGCGGAAACTACGGCAATCCGTCGTCCTCGCACCACATTGGCCGGGCGGTTCGCGAGGCGATCGGCGATGCCCGCGAAGGCGTTGCGGAGCTGATCGGAGCCGCCTCGGGCGATGAGATCTTTTTCACGTCGGGCGGAACGGAAAGCGACAACTGGGCGATCCTCGGAGCACTGATGACGATGCCTGAGCGGAGGCATATCGTCACGACGGCGGTCGAGCACGAAGCCGTTAGAAAGCTCTGCGACCGGCTTGAAATTGACGGGTACGAAGTGACGCGGGTCGTGGTGGACGGTGACGGACGGCTTGATATCGAAGAGCTGAAGCGAAGCTTGCGGCCGGATACGGCGGTCGTTTCGGTGATGTCGGCAAACAACGAGACGGGCGTCATTTTTCCGATCGCGGAGATCGCGGCTGCCGTTCGCGAGCGTTCGGACGCGCTGATACATTCGGATGGCGTCAACGCCGCGGGGAAGATCGCGATCGATATCAAGGAAACAGCGGTCGATCTGTTATCGCTCTCAGCCCATAAATTTCACGGGCCGAAGGGCGTTGGTGCGCTTTATGTTCGCAGCCGCATCGAGCTTCCGGGCATCGCCATCGGCGGCGGACAGGAACGCGGCCGGCGTGCGGGAACGGAAGCCGTGCATCAGATCGTCGGGATGGGAACGGCGGCACGGCTCGCGGCTAATCTCGCCCCGATGCAAAAGGTCGCCGAACTTCGCGACCGGCTTGAAGGCGAATTGCTCGGGCGCGTCGCGAGCGCTTTTCGCAACGGTGCGGCGGGCGAAAGGCTTCCGAACACCGCCAACATTTCGTTTGCCGAAACGAATGGCGAAGCGATCCTCGCCTTGCTCGATGAAGCGGGTATCTGCGTTTCGACCGGTTCGGCCTGCAACGTGGAAACGCGGGAAGCCTCCGCAGTGCTCAAGGCGATGGATATCCCTTACTCGCGGGCGATGGGCTCGATTCGCTTTTCGCTTGGCAGATTCAATACGGAGGATGAAGTGGAAAAGGTGATCGCCGCGACCATCGACGCGGTCGAACGGCTGAGAAAGCTCGCCGATGTGGCCGCTTAG
- a CDS encoding sigma 54-interacting transcriptional regulator, which translates to MKRTPLIKRGPRAAAPGIAKDRRDVPTREALDALFSSIGQKLREGLSSEAERIVVDAIAAFGHTDDDLASLKRLHSFTLETVGRYKESLEAIRPYEDRENLDRLSQEIRIRVMTQLAIAYNNLGDHPKAVTLLKETLETATSAELPQLNGQIHIGLARVYRKLNESSICRDHANAALEPLRAVGDWLGLAEAYREIAISYHQEGNSEEALQYFDLGIKIIGDRSAPFMLGKLYTDMSGAYWFLRRPQDGIECLEKSITFFDQTEHVLNSVIAYNNLGIHLMHVGEWHRAEERIKRALDLAIESNHAHIAGILDSLGEMKILRGDLNEARSLLTQAVAAAREHKREWYEAQALRNLSRCLLAEGEYEKAAATARETIELSGRIGDKHYAKMAGLVLAEALLRLDRTAEFENAIAMVEASDPESDFFVFGNVQRIRGLESAKAGDPEMAVHHFNRSLTIFETAEDIYHIGDAHLLLAEHLPKDRSEQAMRHLEAAKDIFKKLGIDERLKHAESIAAARKALPARSEPARSNSVVSQLLMVRLAEATASRELLFRELMAVMQQETTAKKIIIAEMNEKKQLRPFITHGIAPSDSAELVSQYAKAEVEGKAKAFERSKNFAVLDLKPAGAPAAAVLISPTSSAKLSDGSPLQPLIKVVELGLDVIDLRSRERSRPAEQETGSHASTSVMPGFIHSSPAMTTLVEEIYKIRSSDVTVLVTGESGTGKELVSRAIHSLSSRKDKVFIPFNCTAVPKELAEGHLFGYKRGAFTGAVTDSPGMIRSADGGTLFLDEVGDLPIDVQPKLLRFLQEGEVQPIGEKKPIKVDVRVIAATNMPLEEKVAEGSFREDLFYRLNVIRLRVPPLRERRSEIPPIINYYVNHYSEKFHKRDVTFTPQTVDLLMVCNWEGNVRQLCNEIQRVVARAEDGDVITPEHLSPELRRSAKPITTFGESANDSKPITSFSSPIMPFANLSTGTTLEEAVGELEMQMIKAALSRHNWNISRVANELGLTRRGLYLKLTRYGIEKAV; encoded by the coding sequence ATGAAACGCACTCCGCTCATCAAACGCGGTCCGCGAGCCGCGGCTCCGGGCATCGCGAAAGACCGCCGAGACGTGCCCACGCGCGAGGCTCTCGATGCGCTCTTCTCCTCGATCGGGCAAAAGCTCCGCGAAGGGCTTTCGAGCGAGGCCGAGCGCATCGTCGTTGACGCGATCGCCGCCTTTGGCCACACGGACGACGACCTCGCGAGCCTGAAACGGCTCCACTCCTTTACGCTCGAGACCGTTGGTCGCTATAAGGAATCGCTCGAGGCGATCCGCCCTTATGAGGACCGCGAAAACCTCGACCGCCTGAGCCAGGAGATCCGCATCCGGGTGATGACGCAGCTCGCCATCGCCTACAACAACCTCGGCGACCACCCGAAGGCGGTTACGCTCCTCAAGGAAACGCTAGAAACGGCAACGTCCGCCGAGCTTCCGCAGCTTAATGGGCAGATCCACATCGGGCTCGCCCGCGTTTACCGCAAGCTAAATGAATCGAGCATCTGCCGCGACCACGCAAACGCCGCCCTTGAGCCGCTCCGTGCGGTGGGCGATTGGCTCGGGCTGGCCGAGGCCTATCGCGAGATAGCGATCAGCTACCATCAGGAAGGTAACAGCGAAGAGGCGCTTCAGTATTTCGATCTCGGCATTAAGATCATCGGCGACCGCTCGGCCCCGTTCATGCTCGGCAAGCTTTATACCGATATGTCGGGCGCGTATTGGTTCCTTCGCCGGCCGCAGGATGGAATCGAGTGCCTTGAGAAATCGATCACCTTTTTTGACCAGACCGAGCATGTTCTTAACTCCGTTATCGCCTACAACAATCTCGGCATTCACCTGATGCACGTCGGCGAATGGCATCGTGCCGAAGAGCGGATAAAGCGAGCGCTTGATCTTGCGATCGAATCGAACCATGCCCACATCGCCGGCATTCTCGACAGCCTCGGCGAGATGAAGATCCTCCGCGGCGACCTGAATGAGGCACGAAGCCTACTGACCCAGGCCGTCGCTGCCGCCCGCGAACACAAGCGCGAATGGTATGAGGCACAAGCTCTCCGCAATCTTTCGCGTTGCCTGCTTGCCGAGGGTGAATATGAAAAAGCTGCCGCGACCGCCCGCGAGACCATCGAGCTTAGCGGCCGCATCGGCGACAAGCACTACGCAAAGATGGCCGGCCTCGTGCTCGCCGAGGCACTGCTCCGGCTTGATCGAACGGCCGAATTTGAGAATGCCATCGCGATGGTCGAGGCAAGCGATCCGGAGTCGGACTTTTTCGTCTTCGGGAATGTGCAGCGGATCCGCGGGCTCGAATCGGCAAAAGCCGGCGACCCTGAAATGGCCGTTCATCATTTCAACCGGTCGCTCACGATCTTTGAGACCGCTGAAGATATTTACCACATCGGCGATGCCCATCTTCTGCTTGCCGAGCATCTACCGAAAGACCGCAGCGAGCAGGCGATGCGTCACCTTGAGGCGGCGAAGGATATATTCAAAAAGCTCGGCATTGACGAACGCTTGAAGCATGCCGAATCGATCGCGGCGGCGAGGAAAGCCTTGCCCGCCCGCAGCGAACCGGCGCGATCGAATTCGGTCGTTTCGCAGCTTCTGATGGTCCGGCTTGCCGAGGCAACCGCCTCGCGTGAGCTGCTCTTCCGCGAGCTGATGGCCGTAATGCAGCAGGAGACGACGGCCAAAAAGATCATCATCGCCGAGATGAATGAGAAGAAGCAGCTTCGGCCATTCATCACGCACGGCATCGCGCCCTCGGACAGCGCCGAACTCGTCTCACAATACGCAAAGGCCGAGGTCGAGGGCAAAGCAAAGGCCTTCGAGCGTTCGAAGAACTTCGCCGTTCTTGACCTAAAGCCTGCCGGAGCTCCGGCCGCCGCGGTGCTGATCAGTCCAACGTCATCGGCAAAGCTCTCTGACGGTAGCCCGCTCCAGCCGCTGATCAAGGTCGTCGAGCTCGGGCTTGACGTAATTGACCTTCGTTCCCGCGAGCGTTCGCGGCCGGCCGAGCAGGAAACGGGCTCGCACGCCTCGACCAGCGTCATGCCCGGCTTTATCCATTCCTCGCCGGCGATGACGACTCTTGTTGAGGAGATCTACAAGATCCGCTCGTCAGATGTTACGGTCCTCGTCACCGGCGAATCGGGCACAGGTAAGGAGCTCGTTTCGCGGGCGATCCATTCGCTTTCAAGCCGCAAGGACAAGGTCTTTATCCCGTTCAATTGCACGGCCGTCCCGAAAGAGCTCGCCGAAGGGCATCTCTTCGGTTATAAACGCGGGGCGTTTACCGGTGCGGTCACAGATTCGCCCGGCATGATCCGCTCGGCCGATGGCGGAACGCTTTTTCTTGATGAGGTCGGCGACCTGCCAATAGACGTTCAGCCAAAGCTGCTGCGATTTTTGCAAGAAGGCGAGGTGCAGCCGATCGGCGAGAAAAAGCCGATCAAGGTCGATGTCCGCGTCATCGCGGCGACCAATATGCCGCTTGAGGAAAAGGTCGCCGAGGGCAGCTTCCGTGAAGATCTTTTCTATCGGCTAAACGTCATCCGGCTGCGGGTGCCGCCGCTCCGCGAGCGCCGCTCGGAGATACCGCCGATCATCAACTACTACGTCAACCACTACTCTGAGAAATTCCACAAACGCGATGTCACCTTCACGCCGCAGACCGTTGACCTGCTAATGGTCTGCAATTGGGAGGGAAACGTCCGCCAACTTTGCAATGAGATCCAGCGGGTCGTGGCCCGTGCCGAGGATGGCGACGTGATAACGCCCGAACACCTCTCGCCCGAGTTGCGGCGTTCGGCAAAGCCGATAACGACCTTTGGAGAATCGGCAAACGACTCAAAGCCGATCACGTCATTTTCGAGCCCGATAATGCCGTTCGCCAATCTCTCGACCGGCACAACGCTTGAGGAAGCTGTCGGCGAGCTTGAAATGCAGATGATAAAGGCCGCGCTTTCACGCCACAATTGGAACATCTCGCGGGTCGCAAATGAGCTTGGCCTGACCCGTCGCGGGCTCTATCTAAAACTCACGCGCTACGGCATCGAAAAAGCAGTCTAA
- a CDS encoding ATP-dependent Clp protease adaptor ClpS, translating into MAEFPEHDGDVLTERRSKLEKPKLFKVILHNDDFTTMEFVVFVLEHVFKKTRPEALEIMLSVHYNGIGVAGVFPYEVAYMKQQKAMNLAKSREYPLLVTIEEE; encoded by the coding sequence ATGGCAGAATTTCCGGAACATGACGGCGATGTGCTGACCGAGCGGCGTTCGAAGCTCGAGAAGCCTAAGCTCTTTAAGGTCATCCTTCACAACGATGATTTTACGACGATGGAGTTCGTCGTTTTTGTGCTTGAGCACGTTTTTAAGAAAACGCGGCCCGAGGCACTGGAGATAATGCTCAGCGTCCATTACAACGGTATCGGCGTCGCTGGCGTCTTCCCCTACGAGGTCGCCTACATGAAGCAGCAAAAGGCGATGAACCTCGCCAAATCCCGCGAATACCCGCTGCTCGTAACCATCGAAGAAGAATAA
- a CDS encoding DUF1778 domain-containing protein, whose protein sequence is MALTTAKKNTRESRLNVRLASDLKARIRRAANVLGQDLTEFAVSTLDERAKEVLEAHESMILSENERRAFLDILAGDPPAPTKKALEAAKKYKSGERKGVVYEFAD, encoded by the coding sequence ATGGCTTTGACAACAGCAAAGAAGAATACGCGCGAGAGCCGGCTTAATGTTCGGTTGGCGTCCGACCTCAAGGCTCGAATAAGACGGGCCGCGAATGTTCTGGGTCAAGACCTTACAGAGTTCGCTGTTTCGACACTAGATGAGCGTGCGAAAGAGGTGCTGGAGGCTCATGAATCCATGATCCTTTCGGAAAACGAGCGTCGCGCCTTTCTGGACATTTTGGCTGGCGACCCTCCTGCCCCAACGAAAAAGGCACTTGAAGCTGCAAAGAAGTATAAAAGTGGAGAGAGGAAAGGCGTTGTCTATGAATTTGCGGATTGA
- a CDS encoding GNAT family N-acetyltransferase encodes MVLTNTAHDPTGIIGYHTLAITQIPQEQIPNDRPKIKRGIPVILLGQLGIDSEYQGMGYGERMLTDAQSRVCDIAAKVGVRAMILDARTERLASWYESHGFMRLAGSMRMVKRIETIRQEYF; translated from the coding sequence ATGGTTCTCACTAATACCGCACACGATCCTACGGGGATAATTGGCTATCACACACTCGCGATAACTCAGATTCCGCAGGAACAGATCCCGAACGACAGGCCAAAGATCAAACGAGGCATCCCTGTCATACTGCTTGGTCAACTCGGAATTGATTCGGAATATCAGGGAATGGGTTACGGCGAACGCATGTTGACCGATGCTCAATCGCGTGTGTGCGACATTGCCGCCAAGGTGGGTGTTCGTGCGATGATATTGGACGCGAGAACGGAGCGACTGGCGTCGTGGTATGAGAGCCACGGATTTATGAGGCTCGCGGGGTCAATGAGAATGGTGAAACGCATTGAGACGATTCGGCAGGAATATTTTTAG